The DNA window GGAGGTCAAAGGGACGGTCGAAGGCGTCGAGATCGACTTCGTCCCGCCCACGCCGCGACGAGCAATCATCGACGCCCGCAACCGGGAAGGCAGCCGCGCCCTCGAGTACCTCGGGATCGCCGCCTCGAACGACACCCCTCCGGCGGGAGGCCTCCTCATCAACGCCGTCCGCCCGGGCAGCCCCGCGAACGACACGGGCCTGGTCGCCGGTGATGTGATCGTCGCCTTCGAAGGGGTGCGCGTCCTCTCCCTCGCCGACGTGATCCCGAGCGGACATGAGCGGACCCCCGAGATCGTGACGCAGCAGGGCAATGGCCCCCTCCTCAAGCGGACCATCTCCGTCGAGGCCTTCAAGCCGAGCGGTTCGAGCGACCTGCTCGGCGCCGGTATTCTTCTCGGCACCGCCGCTGGCATCATCCTCTTCTTTCTTCTCCCCACGGCGCGGATCCTCGCGTGGTTCGAGCGCCGTGTCGCCTCGCGCTTGCGCTCTGGCGGGCGGACCTTGAGCCCCTCCGACGTCATCGCGGACGCCGTGCGCGCCCTTCTCAAAGAGGACCGCACGCCGCGCGAGCGCGATCGGACGAAGCTCCGCCTCACGCCCTACCTCGTGTTCATCGGCGTGTCGGCGACGTTCGTGGTGATGCCGTTCGGGCAGTACCTCGTCGCCACCGACCTCGACATCGGCGTGCTCTTCGTCATCGCCTTGACCGCGCTGCTGATGATCGGACTGCTCACCGGCGGCGGGGCGTCGCACGCGCGCTGGTCGCCGCTGGCTGGTCTCCGCTCCGTGGGCCAGATCCTGAGCTACCAGCTCCCCGCGATCGTGGCCGTCTGCTGCGTGATCATGATGACCGGCTCGCTCCGTGTCGCCGACATCATCGGCGTCCAGGGGGGCACCGCGGGTACGCCCTTCGAGGTCGGCGGATGGCCCTGGTTCTGGTTCGTCTTCCGGAGCCCCGTCACCTTCCTCCTGTTCACGCTCTACATCGTCGCCACCCTGGCCGAGGGCAGTCGACCCCATGCATCCGTCCCCGAGGCGGAAGGGCCGACGCCTGGCGCCACCTCCCCCGCGCACAGCGGGCTCCGACAGACGCTCTTCTTCTTCGCTGAATGGGCGAACGTCCTCGTCATGTGCGGCGTCGCCAGCGCGCTCTTCCTGGGCGGCTGGCAGATCCCGGGGGTCTCGGCGGCCATCGTGGAGACGAGGCCGGGCCTCCAGGCGCTGGGGGCGCTGCTCTTCCTCGTCAAGAGCTGGACCCTCATCCTGGGCGTCGTCTGGCTCCGCTGGGTCCTGCCCCGGGTTCGCCTGGACCAGATGACGAGCCTCTGCTGGAGGTGGCTCGTCCCGCTCGCGCTCACCGCGGCGTTGCTCACCGGGCTGTGGACGGTCGCCCAGGTGCCTCAGGCAACACAGCTCGTGATCAGCGTGGTCACCTTCGCGCTCTCTTTCCTCCTCCTGGCGCACTTCACCCACCGGGTCCGGGAGACCCTGCGTTCCACACGAACGCAGCTGCATCTGAACCCCTTCCTCTGAGCCGAAACCGCGTGTCACCCCTCGCGCTCGCTGGGGTATGCTGACCGCCGTGCCGATCCCTTCGAACCCCGTTCCCGAGTTCTGCGCCGCCTGCGGCTTCCCGCTGCGCGGCCCGCGGTGCGAGGCGTGCGGGGTCCACCGCGTGGCAGCCGGCCGACGTGCAGGGATGGCGCCTGACGTCGAGTCCCCCTCCGACACGGACATCGAGACCTGGCGCACGAGAGATCCCGTCCGCTTCGTCGGCCACTGCATCGCCGCGGAGGCAGGGAACACCATCCCCACGACCTCCGCACAAGACGGCATCGGCTGGATCTTCACGCTCCGCACGATGCCGCTCTTCGTGAGCTGCGAGCCCGGTGCGGACCGCGCGAGCATCGACGTCCCGGTGACCCGCGTCCCTGAACGGCAGCGCGTCCCCCTCCTTCGCGCCGCGCTCGAACTCTCGGCGCACCACCTCCCCGCCCGGCTGTGCGTACGCGACGACCTGCTCGTGCTCCGCCGCGTGATCTATCTCTCGACGCTCACCGTCGCCAGCTTGCGCCTCGCCCTCCGGACGAGCGCCGAGCGCGCCGAGCAGCTCTCGTCCTTGCTCACCGCCTGGTTCGACGCCCGCCCCGCATTCACCGACGATCAACGCACCAGCTTGAGCTGGGCCCTCATCGGGCGCTCACGCCCCCTCAAGAGCTTCTCGATCCCACCGCCAGTCCGCTCCCTCCCACCCCTCCCCTCCCAGGGCGCACCTCCCCTCGCCCCGCTCCCGCCGCCGCCGCGCTCCGCGCGCGTGCCCCCGCCCGAGCCGAGCTGGGGAGCGCCGAAGCTCGTCGAGACGGGGGTGCGCCCATCGAGCCGCGACACCGAGAGCTTGCCGGACATCCTCTCGCCGCTCTTCGCGAGCGCTCCGGCGCCATCGAGCCCCAGAGTCTCCTCCACCATCACGCCCCCGCCGTTCCCCTCGCCCCCTGGCGCACGCCGAGCGACCCCCCTCCCCGTACCGCCGAGCGGCCCTGCAGAGCTCCGCGCGGTGTACGGCGCAGGCCTCGGCGCGCTCCCGGGCGAAGCGATCCCGGGCGCCTCCGAGCGCGCTGGCGGTGCGCGCCGCGGCGGCCTCGCCGAGGTGGCCTCCCCGCCGGTCTCGGTCCCCTTCTCCATGCGCCCCCCCGCCCCCAGCGAAAGCGAGCCCGACGCCCGCCGGGAGCGCCCCCCCGCAGAGCGCTTCTGCCAGATCCTGCGCGACGCCCAGGCGCATGCCACCGCCGTGAGCTTCCTGGAGAAGCCCGGCGTGATGCTGATCCTCATCCGCTCCACCGTGTTCCGGGCCATCCTCGAGCACGGCGAGGCACTCCCGCACGCCGTCGCGCACCTCTACCGCGCCACCGCGGCCGTGACGCGCGACCTCGCCCAGGCCGAGACTTCTGGCCGCCGCGTCAGCCCGACCTCGATGGCCGAACCCGCCTTGCACGCGATGGAACGGCTCGTCAGCAGCCGAGGCCACACCCCCGACGAAAAGCCGCTCCAGATCGAGCCCCTCACCAGCGCCACCCACGCCCGCGAGCACCTCTCGCGCTACCTGCGCGAGATCGATCGCGCCCCGGCCGACCTCCCGCTCCGCCACTTCCTCGCCCTGGGCGCCCTCTCCGAGCTGCTCGTCCGCGCCAAGCTCCCCTCGAAGACCGACCAGCGGCTCCGAGAGATCGTGGCCTACGCACACCGTGACGGACCCAAGAGCGCCTCCATCGACCTGATGATGACCGCGCTGAACAGGATCGTCTCCCAGTGACGAACGCGCTCGTCACCTCCTCCCACAGCGAACTCGCCATCATGCAAGAGCACCTTGCGCGGACCCAGCGTGCCGTCGTCACGCTCCGCGCCGACTCCCGCAGAGCCGTCGGATGGATCGCGCTCCTCAATGGTGCCGTGCTCACCAGCCGCAGCGCCATCGGCTACCCCGCCGAGATCGCCATCGAACGCGAGGACGGTCTCCCCGTCGCAGGCCGGGTCGTCTCCGTCGACGTCACCCGTGACGTCACCATCGTCGTGCCGCTCGAGGTGACCAACCTCGGTGCCCCCCTCCCGCTCCGCGGCGCCCCCGACGCACGCCTCGGCGAGCCCCTCACCGCCGTCAGCACGTCACCTGGCCACGGCCTCCAGCTCACCTCGACCCGCATCGCTCGGCTCCACCACGGCAGAGGCCCTGGCTTCGACATCGACCCGCCCGCCCCGCTCGGCGCGGCGCTGCTCGACGCCGACGGCCGTGTC is part of the Chondromyces crocatus genome and encodes:
- a CDS encoding complex I subunit 1/NuoH family protein, whose product is MRQAPPRRAALSLLTLCLITLLGALGCAGDLAPDLLNVVDVVPRIVDAGDRLEILGNNLPTGEKREAVVVFEGELRRAGQPPLTRQRIEIDRAQMTGDRVSLRFNESLQGQFCGQGDEAIHTTFRGKVTVRVASVGRGALEVKGTVEGVEIDFVPPTPRRAIIDARNREGSRALEYLGIAASNDTPPAGGLLINAVRPGSPANDTGLVAGDVIVAFEGVRVLSLADVIPSGHERTPEIVTQQGNGPLLKRTISVEAFKPSGSSDLLGAGILLGTAAGIILFFLLPTARILAWFERRVASRLRSGGRTLSPSDVIADAVRALLKEDRTPRERDRTKLRLTPYLVFIGVSATFVVMPFGQYLVATDLDIGVLFVIALTALLMIGLLTGGGASHARWSPLAGLRSVGQILSYQLPAIVAVCCVIMMTGSLRVADIIGVQGGTAGTPFEVGGWPWFWFVFRSPVTFLLFTLYIVATLAEGSRPHASVPEAEGPTPGATSPAHSGLRQTLFFFAEWANVLVMCGVASALFLGGWQIPGVSAAIVETRPGLQALGALLFLVKSWTLILGVVWLRWVLPRVRLDQMTSLCWRWLVPLALTAALLTGLWTVAQVPQATQLVISVVTFALSFLLLAHFTHRVRETLRSTRTQLHLNPFL